A DNA window from Camelina sativa cultivar DH55 chromosome 17, Cs, whole genome shotgun sequence contains the following coding sequences:
- the LOC104756504 gene encoding uncharacterized protein LOC104756504: MKINNTTLFFFLISLFCLSSASSNKPTTSNGSTILFSTTGRPTFEFDIFTLPTNKRPPSPADEHRLTDGNSVNFNGHFASPSPALISLLPNSSRIQPHDSSLVHLIYVTERDGTPSLNYDVVHNDNSGSRVHVPLFSGDEQHSGMAVNSMKDTPVLTNKHLVYVSTHENPRKPLASWAAVYSTKLQSKSTRRLTPPGIADFSPAVSPSGKWTAVASFGEKGWVFSLVENATGSSDIYVFLTRDGTKRVKVVKQGGWPSWVNDSTLYFHRQCDDGWISVYRAILPKTGPVNTKSVKIKRVTPPGIHAFTPAASPNNNDFIAVATRRPGSDIRHVELFDLKKNEFVEMTRLVSPKSHHFNPFLSHDSSRVGYHTCRGDATGRKTPRNLLQKLKTTSDDLSLFRFDGAFPTISPEGDRFAFISSTEGFSIVNSDGSGLREVLPQGFGTVWDPVRRGIVYTSAGPIIPPGRFLVDVIAVNVDATNPSTAVKKLTNNGENNAFPWPSPDGKRIVFRSARSGAKNIYIIDAEKGESGGLFRLTNGNWNDSIPTWSPDGNWIVFSSNREFPGTFLDNLYVVHPDGTGLRKLAQNLTGGLSMHSTFSPDSKRIVFTTTYAGISAEPIGVPHFFIAGGEIFTVNLDGSDLTRLTHNSVEDGPPMWFPKIKATVDVAWPTRFGPSCSIQDFKT, encoded by the coding sequence ATGAAAATAAACAAcaccactctcttcttcttcctcatatcTCTCTTCTGTTTATCGTCAGCTTCATCGAACAAGCCCACGACTTCGAATGGCTCCACTATCTTGTTCTCGACGACAGGAAGACCCACTTTCGAATTCGACATCTTCACACTCCCAACAAACAAACGTCCACCATCTCCAGCAGATGAGCACCGTCTCACCGATGGCAACTCCGTTAATTTCAACGGCCATTTCGCTTCTCCATCTCCGGCTCTTATCTCACTTCTACCCAATAGTTCTCGTATTCAACCACACGACTCGTCTCTTGTACATCTCATCTACGTTACCGAGAGAGACGGAACACCTAGCTTAAACTACGACGTCGTCCACAACGACAACTCCGGCTCAAGAGTTCACGTTCCATTATTCTCCGGCGATGAACAACATAGCGGCATGGCAGTGAACTCGATGAAAGATACGCCTGTCTTGACTAACAAGCATCTCGTCTACGTGTCGACACATGAGAACCCGCGTAAACCATTGGCTAGTTGGGCCGCCGTTTACTCGACCAAGCTACAATCTAAGTCGACTCGGCGGTTGACACCACCTGGAATCGCTGATTTTTCTCCGGCGGTGTCTCCGTCTGGTAAATGGACCGCCGTGGCTTCCTTCGGAGAGAAAGGCTGGGTCTTCAGCTTGGTTGAGAATGCCACTGGTTCATCAGACATCTACGTTTTCCTGACACGTGATGGAACTAAGCGAGTCAAGGTGGTCAAGCAAGGCGGGTGGCCAAGTTGGGTCAACGACTCAACTCTGTATTTCCACCGGCAATGCGACGACGGCTGGATCAGCGTGTACCGAGCGATTCTACCAAAAACCGGACCGGTTAACACCAAATCGGTTAAGATTAAACGCGTCACGCCACCGGGTATTCACGCGTTCACACCAGCCGCGTCACCAAACAACAACGACTTCATCGCTGTGGCCACGAGGAGGCCAGGATCAGACATCCGCCACGTGGAGCTTTTCGACTTGAAGAAGAACGAGTTCGTCGAGATGACTCGTTTGGTATCGCCGAAGAGTCATCACTTTAACCCGTTTCTTTCCCATGACTCGTCCCGAGTCGGATACCATACATGCAGAGGCGACGCAACCGGACGTAAAACTCCTCGCAACCTCCTCCAGAAACTTAAAACCACTTCGGACGACCTCTCTCTGTTCAGATTCGACGGTGCGTTCCCGACTATCTCTCCCGAAGGTGATCGGTTCGCGTTCATCTCTTCCACAGAAGGCTTTAGCATTGTGAATTCAGACGGCTCAGGTCTACGCGAGGTGCTTCCTCAGGGGTTTGGAACAGTTTGGGATCCAGTTCGACGTGGCATCGTCTACACAAGCGCAGGTCCCATTATACCACCAGGGAGATTTCTAGTCGATGTTATCGCCGTTAACGTCGATGCAACAAACCCGTCAACCGCCGTTAAAAAACTAACGAATAACGGCGAGAACAACGCGTTTCCATGGCCATCACCTGACGGTAAAAGGATCGTCTTCCGTTCTGCTCGGTCCGGTGCTAAAAACATTTACATAATCGACGCGGAGAAAGGTGAATCCGGTGGTTTGTTCCGGTTAACGAATGGAAACTGGAACGATTCGATACCTACTTGGTCACCAGATGGTAATTGGATTGTGTTTTCATCGAACCGAGAATTTCCCGGTACGTTTTTAGATAATTTGTATGTGGTTCACCCGGATGGAACCGGTTTAAGGAAGCTGGCGCAGAACTTGACCGGTGGGCTATCGATGCATTCGACGTTTAGTCCCGACAGTAAGAGAATCGTGTTTACTACCACTTATGCTGGAATCTCGGCTGAGCCCATCGGAGTACCGCATTTCTTCATCGCGGGTGGTGAGATCTTCACGGTGAATTTGGACGGTTCTGATCTGACGAGGCTTACCCACAATTCCGTGGAAGATGGACCACCCATGTGGTTCCCTAAGATCAAAGCTACTGTTGATGTCGCCTGGCCTACGAGGTTTGGTCCTAGTTGCTCTATCCAAGATTTCAAGACGTAA
- the LOC104756505 gene encoding uncharacterized protein LOC104756505, whose amino-acid sequence MNIAQMLFFASLLLMLLHASTAEHQNSNAVGDGDTIIFTTLGRSRYEFDIFALSTAQPPSVSGEFRITDGESVNFNGYFPSPSPALISLLPDETQIQLEDSSPLHLIYVTERNGTSSLYYDLIYEGSVESDSKRRRRSVLEAASRVQVPLLLSGFDQRSGMTVNSFKDKPSLSGEFLVYVSTHENSGEPRTSWTAIYSTELRTGLTRRLTPSGVADFSPAVTPSGNLTAVASYGERGWTGEIEELSTDIYVFLTRDGTHRVKVVEHGGWPSWVDDSTLYFHRRSEEDGWISVYRAILPDNERLTTESVTVQRVTPPGVHAFTPATSPNNHKFIAVATRRPGSDYRHVELFDLERNEFIELTRLVAPESHHLNPFLSPDASRVGYHSCRGEANGRRSPLLFLENIQTTTKDLSLFRIDGSFPSFSPEGDRIAYVRMPGVFVVKPDGSRQREVYNGMAFSTAWDPVRPGIVYSSSGPTFATERTEVDVISIDVDAADKSSSVRRLTTNGKNNAFPWPSPDGKRIVFRSGRTGHKNLYIMDAEKGEGGGLWRLTEGAWTDTMCNWSPNGEWIAFASDRESPGSGSFELFLIHPNGTGLRKLIQSGTGGRTNHPVFSPDSKSLVFTSDYAGISAEPISNPHSYQPYGDIFTVKLDGSNLKRLTHNSYEDGTPAWSPRFINPDDVVLRRRNISSCSFEDCHWLNKYPTLKGRKISC is encoded by the coding sequence ATGAATATTGCTCAGATGCTCTTCTTCGCGTCTCTTCTGCTTATGCTTCTTCACGCATCCACGGCGGAGCATCAAAATTCAAACGCTGTTGGTGATGGAGACACCATCATATTCACCACTCTAGGACGATCGCGTTACGAATTCGACATATTCGCCCTCTCAACGGCTCAACCGCCGTCAGTTTCCGGCGAGTTTCGGATCACCGATGGAGAATCTGTAAACTTCAACGGCTATTTCCCGTCTCCTTCTCCGGCGCTCATCTCTCTTTTACCAGATGAAACCCAAATTCAACTAGAAGATTCGTCTCCTCTGCATCTCATCTACGTCACCGAGAGAAACGGTACTTCTAGCTTATACTACGATCTAATATACGAAGGAAGCGTCGAATCTGATTCCAAAAGGAGACGACGATCGGTGTTAGAAGCAGCGTCTCGAGTCCAAGTTCCTTTGTTGTTATCCGGGTTTGATCAACGGAGTGGCATGACGGTAAATTCGTTTAAAGATAAGCCTAGTTTGAGTGGTGAGTTTTTAGTCTACGTGTCAACTCACGAGAACTCTGGTGAGCCTAGAACTAGCTGGACCGCTATTTACTCTACCGAATTGAGAACCGGGTTAACCCGACGGTTAACACCCAGTGGTGTAGCTGATTTTAGCCCCGCGGTTACGCCTTCCGGGAATTTGACGGCGGTGGCTTCCTACGGAGAGAGAGGCTGGACTGGGGAAATTGAAGAGCTAAGTACGGATATTTATGTGTTCTTGACTCGGGATGGGACTCACCGAGTCAAGGTGGTGGAGCACGGTGGTTGGCCGTCTTGGGTCGATGACTCCACTTTGTATTTCCATAGAAGAAGCGAGGAGGATGGTTGGATCAGTGTGTACAGAGCGATCTTACCTGATAACGAGCGGTTGACTACAGAGTCAGTGACAGTTCAGCGAGTCACACCACCTGGAGTTCACGCTTTCACACCGGCAACGTCACCGAACAACCACAAGTTCATAGCGGTGGCGACGAGGAGACCTGGCTCGGATTACCGCCACGTGGAGTTATTTGATCTGGAGAGGAATGAGTTTATTGAGTTGACTCGTTTGGTTGCGCCGGAGAGTCATCATTTGAACCCGTTCTTGTCCCCTGATGCGTCTCGAGTCGGGTACCATAGTTGTAGAGGCGAGGCTAATGGACGGAGAAGTCCTCTGCTTTTCCTAGAGAATATTCAAACCACCACAAaggatctttctctctttagaATCGATGGTTCATTTCCTTCCTTCTCACCAGAGGGTGATCGTATCGCATACGTCAGGATGCCTGGTGTGTTTGTGGTGAAGCCCGATGGTTCAAGGCAGCGTGAAGTGTATAATGGAATGGCGTTTTCGACAGCTTGGGATCCGGTTCGACCAGGAATTGTCTATTCTAGCTCAGGTCCAACGTTTGCGACAGAGAGAACAGAGGTTGATGTCATCTCCATTGATGTGGATGCAGCTGACAAGTCCTCGTCCGTTAGGAGGCTAACGACTAACGGGAAGAACAATGCTTTCCCATGGCCATCTCCGGATGGTAAGAGGATAGTGTTTCGTTCGGGCCGGACTGGTCACAAAAACCTGTACATAATGGATGCTGAGAAAGGCGAAGGAGGTGGTCTATGGAGGTTAACCGAAGGTGCGTGGACAGACACAATGTGTAACTGGTCACCGAATGGCGAATGGATCGCGTTTGCATCTGATCGAGAAAGCCCTGGCTCGGGTAGTTTCGAGCTGTTCTTGATACATCCAAACGGAACAGGGTTAAGGAAGCTTATCCAAAGCGGGACGGGTGGGAGAACTAACCACCCGGTTTTTAGCCCTGACAGTAAATCCTTAGTTTTTACATCTGATTATGCTGGAATCTCCGCGGAACCGATCTCAAACCCTCATTCTTACCAACCATATGGCGATATCTTCACAGTGAAACTAGATGGCTCTAATCTAAAGAGGCTGACACATAACTCTTACGAAGATGGGACACCGGCATGGTCGCCTCGGTTCATCAACCCCGATGATGTGGTGTTACGCAGGAGGAATATTTCGAGCTGTTCGTTCGAAGACTGTCACTGGCTCAACAAGTACCCTACACTAAAAGGCCGAAAAATCTCTTGTTGA
- the LOC104756506 gene encoding replication factor C subunit 4 has product MAPVLQSSQPWVEKYRPKQVKDVAHQEEVVRVLTNTLETADCPHMLFYGPPGTGKTTTALAIAHQLFGPELYKSRVLELNASDDRGINVVRTKIKDFAAVAVGSNHRQGGYPCPAFKIIILDEADSMTEDAQNALRRTMETYSKVTRFFFICNYISRIIEPLASRCAKFRFKPLSEEVMTHRIMHICNEEGLNLDEEALSTLSSISQGDLRRAITYLQSGARLFGSTITSTDLLDVSGVVPLEVVTKLFTACKSGDFDIANKEVDNIVAEGYPASQIINQLFDIIVEADNDITDIQKAKICKCLAETDKRLVDGADEYLQLLDVASNTIRALSEMAQDF; this is encoded by the exons atgGCGCCAGTTCTTCAGAGCTCACAGCCATGGGTTGAGAAATA CCGGCCGAAGCAGGTTAAGGACGTGGCTCACCAGGAAGAGGTGGTTCGGGTCCTCACCAACACTCTCGAGACTGCTGAT TGCCCGCACATGCTCTTTTACGGACCGCCAGGGACAGGAAAAACCACTACTGCACTTGCCATCGCCCACCAGCTATTTGG ACCTGAGCTATACAAGTCTAGGGTGTTGGAGCTTAATGCGAGTGATGACAGAGGCATTAATGTTGTTCGGACAAAGATCAAGGATTttgctgctgttgctgttggGTCTAATCATCGTCAAGG CGGTTATCCATGCCCAGCATTTAAGATCATCATCCTAGATGAGGCTGATTCAATGACAGAAGATGCTCAG AACGCCTTGAGGCGCACTATGGAAACTTACTCCAAAGTCACCAGATTCTTTTTCATATGTAATTACATTAGCAG GATCATAGAGCCCCTTGCTTCCAGGTGTGCAAAGTTCAGATTTAAACCACTTTCTGAAGAAGTCATGACTCACCGTATAATGCATATTTGTAATGAAGAAGGTCTCAACCTTGATGAAGAG GCTCTTTCAACTTTGAGCTCCATATCACAAGGGGATCTCCGTAGGGCCATCACATATCTGCAG AGTGGGGCTCGGTTGTTTGGATCAACGATAACTTCTACAGATTTACTCGATGTGTCTGGG GTAGTTCCCCTGGAGGTAGTCACTAAACTTTTTACTGCATGCAAAAGTGGGGATTTCGATATTGCAAACAAGGAAGTGGATAACATAGTTGCAGAAGGATATCCTGCATCTCAAATCATCAATCAG CTATTCGATATCATTGTGGAGGCTGACAATGACATAACAGACATCCAAAAGGCTAAGATCTGCAAATGTTTAGCTGAAACTGATAAG CGACTTGTAGATGGGGCAGATGAGTACTTGCAGCTTCTAGATGTGGCAAGCAATACAATTCGTGCCCTCTCAGAAATGGCTCAAGACTTCTAA